Within the Tessaracoccus flavescens genome, the region GAGGTGTTCGGCATCGACGACGTGATCGAGGTCTGCGTCTCCACGGAGGAGGTCGACCGCGGAAAGCCCGCCCCGGACGGCTTCATCAAGGCCTGTGCGCTGCTCGGGGTCGATCCCCGCAGAACCATCGCAATCGAGGACTCGACCAACGGCATCGCCTCGGCGCTCGCCGCCGGGATGACGGTGGTCGCCGTGCCGCCGCACTTCCACCCGCCGTCGGCCGAGCTGCTCGAGAAGACGACCGTCCTGCAGACCCTCGACGAGCTGACCGTCGATCTCGTGGAGGAACTGATTCCATCGCCTCCCGCGCCCGTCGGCGACACCGGAGGCAAGGGCTCGCCCGGGGACATCGCGGAACTCTGAGGGGACCGAGGCCCGAACGTCGTGGAAACCGGCCCGCGGCCGCGGGCGGCGTGACAGGATCGGAAGGATCGACCCGCCTGACCTGTCAGGCGCGGTCCACGCCACCGGAGGCGGTGCCCGCGGTGGTGCGGCGACGCTTCCGAG harbors:
- a CDS encoding HAD family hydrolase, which translates into the protein MPDAIIFDLDGTLADTETVWDGVRQGMAADAGIEWPEGATQAMMGMSTGEWSRFLAEEVGLPYPPEEVARLTIEQMAEHYREGITLLPGAIESVRRMAARYPLAIASSSPRVLIDTFIEVFGIDDVIEVCVSTEEVDRGKPAPDGFIKACALLGVDPRRTIAIEDSTNGIASALAAGMTVVAVPPHFHPPSAELLEKTTVLQTLDELTVDLVEELIPSPPAPVGDTGGKGSPGDIAEL